One genomic segment of Hordeum vulgare subsp. vulgare chromosome 2H, MorexV3_pseudomolecules_assembly, whole genome shotgun sequence includes these proteins:
- the LOC123425289 gene encoding probable protein phosphatase 2C BIPP2C1, whose amino-acid sequence MDSSKKIAMENQGPPGMRTEEVLAMAVVEARSPGSSTGLVAHFDGQVLHVSNIGDLGLLVIRNGQVYAQTKAMTYGFNFPLQIENSVDPSRLVQNYAIDLQEGATIVTTSDGLLDNVYDHEVASIVSKSLKADRKPTVLT is encoded by the exons ATGGATAGTTCCAAAAAAATTGCTATGGAGAATCAAGGGCCACCAGGGATGAGGACCGAGGAAGTCCTGGCTATGGCGGTAGTTGAAGCACGGTCCCCTGGTTCTTCAACTGGCTTAGTTGCTCACTTTGATGGCCAG GTCCTTCATGTATCTAATATTGGCGATTTGGGATTACTGGTGATAAGAAATGGACAAGTATACGCACAAACAAAGGCGATGACATACGGTTTCAATTTCCCGTTGCAAATAGAAAACAGTGTTGATCCTTCAAGACTTGTACAG AATTATGCTATCGATTTACAAGAAGGTGCTACCATTGTGACAACGTCGGATGGTCTGTTAGACAACGTCTATGATCATGAGGTGGCATCTATTGTCTCGAAATCTCTGAAAGCTGACCGCAAGCCTACGGTCTTAACCTAA